Proteins co-encoded in one Polaromonas vacuolata genomic window:
- the cobJ gene encoding precorrin-3B C(17)-methyltransferase produces MTGWLCIVGLGPGDSALVTPEVSAVLASASDVVGYIPYVARIAPRQGLTLHPSDNRVEMDRARAALEMAAAGKKVVVVSSGDPGVFAMASAVFEALEGQVQWQALDIRVLPGITAMLAASAKAGAPLGHDFCVVNLSDNLKPVALIEARVRAAAGADFALAFYNPRSASRPETFGRILTVLRQVCEPERLIIFARAVSTPNEQIVTVALVDASPEMADMRTVVIVGNSATRRVGRFVYTPRSVLPVTA; encoded by the coding sequence ATGACCGGCTGGCTTTGCATTGTCGGTTTAGGGCCTGGGGATAGCGCGCTTGTAACGCCTGAAGTCAGCGCTGTATTGGCCAGCGCTAGCGACGTGGTGGGCTACATCCCTTACGTCGCCAGAATTGCGCCGCGCCAAGGTTTAACCTTGCATCCTTCGGATAACCGGGTCGAAATGGACAGAGCCCGCGCCGCTCTTGAAATGGCCGCTGCGGGCAAAAAAGTAGTGGTGGTGTCATCCGGTGACCCCGGCGTATTTGCCATGGCGTCAGCGGTGTTTGAAGCCTTGGAAGGGCAAGTCCAATGGCAGGCTTTAGATATTCGTGTGCTGCCCGGCATCACTGCCATGCTGGCAGCGTCGGCCAAAGCGGGCGCGCCCTTGGGACATGATTTTTGCGTCGTTAATTTAAGCGACAACCTCAAACCTGTGGCTTTGATAGAAGCGCGTGTGCGCGCCGCCGCCGGCGCAGACTTTGCGTTAGCGTTTTACAACCCGCGCTCTGCCAGCCGGCCCGAAACTTTTGGCCGTATTCTGACGGTTCTGCGGCAAGTCTGTGAGCCCGAGCGTTTGATTATTTTTGCGCGTGCAGTATCTACGCCCAACGAGCAGATAGTTACCGTGGCGCTGGTTGACGCCAGTCCCGAAATGGCCGATATGCGCACCGTGGTGA
- the cobI gene encoding precorrin-2 C(20)-methyltransferase codes for MGRILCAGLGPGDPDLMSVRSDRAIRSASHVAYFRKKGRPGQARRIVEGMLASGVTEYAMEYPVTTELPFDSPEYISCIAAFYDDWAQRLTLLAQTQDVLVLCEGDPFFYGSFMHLYTRLQGRAVLEVIPGIPGMVGCWWSTGTPITWGDDVMTVLMGTLPEADLVRHMQSADALVIMKTGRNLPKVRRALEAAGRLDSAWLIERGTMPTQRVLALAQVDGSDCPYFATVLVHGHGRRPEVLE; via the coding sequence ATGGGCCGCATTCTGTGTGCTGGGCTTGGCCCGGGCGATCCTGACTTGATGAGCGTGCGCTCTGACCGCGCTATTCGCAGCGCCAGCCATGTGGCTTATTTCCGTAAAAAGGGCAGACCCGGACAAGCCCGGCGGATTGTCGAAGGCATGCTGGCTTCTGGTGTGACCGAGTACGCGATGGAGTATCCCGTCACCACTGAGCTACCCTTTGACAGCCCCGAATACATTAGCTGCATCGCCGCGTTCTACGACGACTGGGCTCAGCGTTTAACGCTGCTGGCGCAAACCCAAGATGTGCTGGTGCTGTGCGAGGGTGATCCGTTTTTCTACGGCTCTTTCATGCACCTCTACACTCGGCTTCAAGGGCGGGCTGTGCTGGAAGTGATTCCCGGTATCCCCGGTATGGTGGGTTGCTGGTGGAGTACCGGCACACCGATTACCTGGGGCGACGACGTCATGACGGTGCTAATGGGCACTTTGCCAGAGGCCGATTTAGTGCGCCACATGCAGTCGGCAGATGCCTTGGTGATTATGAAAACCGGCCGCAATCTGCCCAAAGTACGCCGTGCGCTTGAAGCTGCGGGTCGCTTGGATAGCGCTTGGTTGATAGAGCGCGGAACCATGCCAACGCAGCGGGTGTTGGCGCTGGCGCAAGTCGATGGCAGTGATTGCCCATACTTCGCCACGGTGCTGGTGCACGGCCATGGCCGCCGCCCTGAGGTGCTGGAATGA
- a CDS encoding precorrin-8X methylmutase produces the protein MRHQFESDGAAIYRQSFAIIRAETALTRFSATEEMAVVRMIHAVGMVGLEAHIVFSPGMADATLAALEAGAPILCDVRMVSEGITRARLPADNRIICTLNEPEVRGLALGMGTTRSAAAVELWRPYLAGAVVAIGNAPTALFHLLNMLQDPSCPRPAAIIGCPVGFVGAAESKAALMLAPPVPALVVNGRLGGSAITVAAINALASRKEI, from the coding sequence ATGCGACACCAATTTGAATCCGATGGCGCGGCGATTTACCGCCAGTCGTTTGCCATCATCCGCGCCGAGACTGCGCTTACCCGCTTTTCTGCGACAGAAGAAATGGCCGTCGTGCGCATGATTCATGCCGTCGGCATGGTCGGGCTGGAAGCGCATATTGTGTTTAGTCCCGGCATGGCCGACGCAACGCTGGCCGCACTAGAAGCCGGTGCGCCAATTTTGTGTGATGTGCGCATGGTCAGCGAAGGCATTACCCGCGCCCGTTTGCCCGCAGACAACCGAATTATTTGTACCTTGAATGAGCCTGAAGTGCGTGGTCTTGCCCTCGGCATGGGCACTACGCGCAGTGCAGCGGCGGTGGAGTTGTGGCGCCCCTATCTGGCCGGTGCGGTGGTAGCGATTGGCAATGCGCCTACGGCGCTTTTTCATCTGTTAAATATGTTGCAAGACCCTAGCTGCCCGCGCCCGGCGGCCATTATTGGTTGCCCTGTGGGCTTTGTCGGCGCGGCTGAATCCAAAGCCGCCTTAATGCTTGCACCGCCGGTTCCCGCGCTGGTGGTCAATGGCCGCTTAGGCGGCTCGGCCATCACGGTAGCGGCCATCAACGCGCTGGCTAGTCGGAAAGAAATCTAA
- the cobG gene encoding precorrin-3B synthase, translated as MQIDASDLIVKSIEKLIPLAKPLVKGWCPGALRPMLSGDGLVVRIRPPAGRLSHEQAAGIAELAQRFGNGLIDLTNRANLQLRGVMPAALTELTDGLRGLELIDASPEIEARRNIVVTPFWTTGDGTLHIAEALANALSQLGAPALPSKFGFAVDTASQLVLQTTPADIRIERRAGSLFVYADGFSCGAQVILEQAVPVAIALAHWCVSNMAAQLANPRQSLRLAKALLPAMFQVPLPVSLPELLPELSPAPSLAQEANLSAQIGVNPHGYLVGIVLGQMSAQLLMQLAATAARFGSGSLRMTPWRMLLIEQLFDAHDLPQSTGLITRADDPLLRVVACSGAPACLQANLDTRALARVLAPHVPVDALLHISGCSKGCAHQKATMTLVGTTAGIDMIRCGNAAATPDVFAVPTDTVLQELKRLLHATPI; from the coding sequence ATGCAAATCGATGCTTCAGATTTAATCGTTAAGTCGATTGAAAAATTAATTCCTCTGGCTAAACCTTTAGTCAAAGGTTGGTGCCCCGGCGCACTGCGGCCCATGTTGTCGGGTGATGGTTTGGTGGTGCGAATTCGTCCGCCTGCAGGCCGCTTAAGCCATGAACAAGCCGCTGGCATTGCCGAGCTTGCACAGCGGTTTGGCAATGGATTAATAGACCTGACTAATCGCGCGAATTTGCAATTGCGCGGCGTGATGCCTGCAGCACTGACCGAGCTCACTGATGGTCTTCGCGGCTTAGAACTGATAGACGCCAGCCCAGAAATTGAGGCTAGACGCAACATAGTGGTGACGCCGTTTTGGACAACTGGCGACGGCACTTTGCACATCGCAGAGGCGCTTGCCAATGCTTTGTCACAGCTGGGCGCACCCGCCTTGCCAAGTAAATTCGGTTTCGCAGTTGACACCGCTAGCCAGTTGGTTTTGCAAACTACCCCGGCCGATATTCGGATCGAACGCAGAGCGGGTAGTTTGTTTGTTTATGCCGATGGATTTTCCTGCGGCGCGCAAGTTATTTTAGAGCAAGCCGTGCCGGTGGCAATCGCGCTGGCGCATTGGTGTGTCTCCAACATGGCGGCGCAATTGGCTAATCCTCGCCAATCGCTAAGGCTTGCTAAAGCGCTTTTACCAGCTATGTTTCAAGTGCCTTTACCAGTGTCATTGCCAGAGCTATTGCCAGAGCTTTCACCAGCCCCATCTTTAGCTCAAGAGGCTAACTTATCCGCGCAGATTGGCGTGAATCCACACGGCTATTTGGTGGGTATTGTGCTTGGCCAAATGTCGGCGCAATTACTCATGCAGTTAGCAGCAACGGCCGCACGTTTTGGCTCTGGCAGTCTGCGAATGACGCCGTGGCGCATGCTGTTAATCGAACAACTTTTTGATGCGCATGATCTACCTCAATCGACGGGTTTGATCACCCGCGCTGATGACCCACTGCTGCGCGTAGTCGCTTGCAGCGGGGCGCCGGCTTGCTTACAGGCAAACCTTGATACCCGTGCTTTGGCTCGCGTTTTAGCGCCTCATGTGCCGGTTGATGCACTGCTACATATATCCGGTTGCAGCAAAGGCTGCGCCCATCAAAAAGCCACCATGACTTTGGTGGGAACCACTGCTGGTATTGACATGATTCGTTGCGGCAATGCCGCCGCCACGCCCGATGTTTTCGCCGTTCCTACTGACACGGTTTTACAAGAATTAAAAAGACTATTGCATGCGACACCAATTTGA
- a CDS encoding CbtA family protein, producing MLFPRIIWSSLAVALIVGSVQTGVQRLQAAPLILAAEVFEVQKTEAPAPMPALTAPVQGVAADAHEHEHGTAKEWEPSNGAERMAWTWVANSLHALSMALLVFAVMGAWRYLRGSALSALTLAGAVAGAGWLSFYLWPALGLPAQVPGMEAAPLHARQVWSVLAVASAAAACALAGFSKAKWRWPVAAILLALPFVVGAPQLGSDALAGYSPAAQTALMQLLAQFFWATTWVSLSFWLTMGVACGWVFKRWLQPELVATF from the coding sequence ATGCTTTTTCCACGAATCATTTGGTCTAGTTTGGCTGTCGCTTTAATAGTCGGCAGCGTGCAAACTGGTGTGCAGCGCTTGCAAGCTGCGCCGCTTATTTTGGCGGCTGAAGTGTTCGAAGTTCAAAAGACTGAGGCACCAGCGCCAATGCCAGCGCTTACTGCACCCGTGCAAGGTGTTGCTGCCGATGCGCATGAACATGAACACGGTACGGCCAAAGAGTGGGAACCCAGCAACGGCGCAGAACGCATGGCGTGGACTTGGGTGGCCAATTCTCTGCATGCTTTAAGCATGGCGTTATTAGTTTTTGCGGTGATGGGCGCTTGGCGCTATCTGCGCGGCTCTGCGCTGAGTGCCTTGACGCTAGCTGGCGCGGTGGCTGGCGCAGGTTGGCTGAGTTTTTATCTCTGGCCCGCATTGGGTTTACCGGCACAAGTTCCGGGTATGGAAGCAGCCCCTTTGCATGCACGTCAAGTCTGGTCGGTTTTAGCCGTGGCTAGTGCCGCTGCTGCCTGCGCATTGGCTGGATTTTCGAAGGCCAAATGGCGTTGGCCGGTAGCCGCTATTTTGTTGGCGTTGCCTTTTGTCGTCGGCGCACCCCAGTTAGGTTCTGATGCTTTGGCGGGCTACAGTCCGGCGGCTCAGACAGCACTGATGCAATTGTTGGCGCAGTTTTTTTGGGCTACTACTTGGGTTTCATTGAGTTTTTGGCTGACTATGGGTGTGGCTTGTGGTTGGGTGTTTAAGCGTTGGTTGCAGCCTGAGTTGGTAGCAACTTTTTAG
- a CDS encoding CbtB domain-containing protein, translated as MNTPTTVISANPTSLNTASGARSAAHSLLLQLAAGAALGLVLFYGVAFAESPLLHNAAHDVRHITVQPCH; from the coding sequence ATGAACACACCGACCACTGTTATCTCTGCTAACCCAACCAGCCTCAATACCGCTAGTGGTGCACGCAGCGCGGCGCATAGCTTGTTGCTGCAACTCGCCGCCGGTGCGGCTTTAGGTCTGGTGCTTTTTTACGGCGTGGCCTTTGCTGAAAGTCCATTGCTGCATAACGCTGCGCACGATGTGCGTCACATCACGGTTCAGCCTTGCCATTGA
- a CDS encoding DUF1636 family protein has protein sequence MNELLSITPKIGTAPAAVITEVIVCTTCRPAGVPRDQPAHGAALFEAVQIAAWDIEPAQLANLRIRGVECMTGCNRACTVTFQAQGKHLYYFGDLVADTETAEHILACAQLHAGTLDGTLLRNDRPARLRNGILARIPPLAA, from the coding sequence ATGAACGAACTGCTAAGCATCACACCAAAAATCGGGACAGCCCCAGCCGCTGTCATCACAGAAGTCATCGTTTGCACCACCTGCCGACCGGCCGGCGTGCCGCGCGACCAACCGGCTCACGGTGCAGCCTTATTTGAAGCGGTGCAAATTGCAGCGTGGGATATTGAGCCTGCTCAGCTGGCTAATTTGCGCATACGCGGTGTGGAATGTATGACCGGTTGCAACCGCGCTTGCACCGTCACTTTTCAAGCCCAAGGCAAACACCTTTATTACTTCGGCGATTTAGTTGCTGATACTGAAACCGCAGAACATATTTTGGCCTGCGCCCAATTGCACGCCGGCACGCTTGATGGCACGCTGCTGCGCAATGACAGACCTGCGCGTTTGCGAAACGGCATATTGGCGCGCATTCCGCCGCTAGCAGCCTAA
- a CDS encoding vWA domain-containing protein: MASKKGLSHPGQRPPTRAAGGRWLAPQSKSFALPQPSLQRKAQSNPIDGPQLAWQRTLVAKGCGPLARKHLRFQALSKSLPLLHCIVLDTSGSMRQDGRLALAKGFAARLIEVAARAGDDVALLSFGGRGVELLMPPGPARASGVMHVRQCGGGGGTPLAQALLVAQALLNKSQSAALWLLTDGRTLEQPIAVKGVAHTVIVDFDDPKRGLGRCAALAKRWGAEHRLAPF; encoded by the coding sequence ATGGCCAGCAAAAAAGGCTTGAGCCACCCCGGCCAACGCCCGCCAACGCGGGCGGCTGGCGGGCGGTGGCTTGCACCCCAATCCAAGTCTTTTGCCTTGCCGCAGCCGAGCTTGCAACGCAAAGCGCAGAGTAACCCTATCGATGGGCCGCAGCTTGCGTGGCAACGCACGCTGGTGGCAAAAGGCTGCGGCCCGCTAGCGCGCAAACATTTGCGTTTTCAAGCGCTGAGTAAAAGTTTGCCGCTGCTGCATTGCATCGTTTTAGACACTTCAGGTTCTATGCGTCAAGACGGACGTTTAGCCTTGGCCAAAGGTTTTGCCGCACGCTTGATTGAAGTCGCCGCACGTGCTGGCGACGATGTGGCCTTGCTTAGTTTTGGTGGGCGTGGTGTTGAGCTTTTAATGCCGCCCGGCCCGGCGCGAGCTTCCGGTGTTATGCACGTGCGTCAGTGCGGCGGTGGCGGTGGCACGCCGCTGGCGCAAGCGTTGCTGGTGGCGCAAGCGTTGTTAAATAAGTCGCAGTCGGCTGCGCTGTGGTTGTTAACCGATGGCCGCACGCTAGAGCAACCAATCGCTGTGAAAGGCGTGGCGCACACCGTGATTGTGGATTTTGACGACCCCAAGCGTGGGCTGGGCCGCTGCGCTGCCTTGGCTAAGCGCTGGGGCGCTGAGCACAGACTCGCGCCTTTTTGA
- a CDS encoding ATP-binding protein, which yields MTLTAANLVQTPPRVVFPFTALVGQQSLQQALLLVAIDPSIGGLLISGPRGTAKSTAARALAALLPDAPFVTLPLSASLEQVVGSLSVEDALRDGTLRLSPGLVARAHLGLLYVDEANLLPDALVDALLDVAASGVNTLERDGISQQHAASFVLVGTMNPEEGDIRPQLLDRFGLSVRLDNPLDLELRHSILRTRLMFDDNPEALLAQHAAALAALVTKLAQARAALPSLHWSDAVLTHVAQLALAAGVDGVRADLVMLRAARAYAALQGSLEVSLQDVDAVAELALAHRRSENAPPASQTEKSQSSTSAVKTTAEKLPPPSNDIAANSTQSDANAAGDWGAMAPTPSATRRVTTIGVWPAKKA from the coding sequence ATGACCCTCACCGCTGCAAATCTTGTGCAAACCCCGCCCCGCGTGGTTTTTCCTTTCACCGCTTTAGTCGGCCAGCAATCGCTACAACAAGCGCTGTTGTTGGTCGCGATTGATCCGAGTATTGGTGGTTTGCTTATCAGCGGGCCGCGCGGTACGGCTAAATCGACAGCCGCTCGTGCGCTTGCCGCATTGCTTCCCGATGCGCCGTTTGTGACGCTGCCCTTGTCTGCTAGCTTAGAGCAAGTGGTCGGCAGTTTAAGCGTGGAAGACGCACTGCGCGACGGTACCTTGCGGCTCTCGCCCGGCTTAGTTGCACGCGCGCATTTGGGTTTGCTGTATGTTGATGAAGCCAACCTTTTGCCCGACGCGTTAGTCGATGCTTTGCTGGACGTAGCGGCGAGTGGCGTCAATACGCTGGAGCGCGACGGTATCTCGCAGCAGCACGCCGCAAGCTTTGTGCTGGTTGGCACTATGAACCCTGAAGAAGGTGATATTCGCCCACAACTACTAGACCGCTTTGGTTTGTCAGTCCGACTGGATAACCCGCTGGACTTAGAGCTGCGCCACAGCATTTTGCGCACTCGGCTAATGTTTGACGACAACCCTGAGGCTTTGCTGGCGCAGCACGCGGCTGCGTTAGCGGCGCTGGTCACCAAGCTAGCCCAAGCACGTGCTGCTTTGCCGAGCTTGCATTGGTCAGACGCGGTATTAACGCATGTCGCCCAACTGGCATTAGCTGCGGGTGTGGACGGCGTACGCGCTGACTTGGTGATGCTGCGCGCCGCCCGGGCTTATGCGGCTTTGCAAGGTAGCCTCGAAGTCAGTCTGCAAGATGTTGATGCCGTGGCCGAGTTGGCACTGGCGCATCGGCGTTCTGAGAATGCGCCGCCAGCTAGCCAAACTGAAAAATCGCAATCGTCAACATCAGCAGTAAAGACAACAGCAGAAAAATTGCCGCCGCCCTCAAACGATATTGCTGCTAACTCAACCCAATCTGATGCCAACGCAGCCGGTGATTGGGGTGCTATGGCGCCCACACCCAGCGCCACTAGGCGCGTCACGACGATAGGCGTATGGCCAGCAAAAAAGGCTTGA
- the cobN gene encoding cobaltochelatase subunit CobN codes for MHLLSTRPGGYVEDDGLGVVRVAQTPGEIVILSAADTTLALLSDVASSLDDSYPKIRLANLMWLRQPASMDMYVDDVLRHARVVVIDHLGSLSEWAYVVDQAMEQAAARGLKLFIFSGDNFEDMQLLLRSNMPHDDCRHLWRCLREGGRSNAQNFFQFLGHTAFGLGERPAPAAVLPPALVYRPPHNAAAWIAGAPVAMLVFYRAHFESGNTALFDAMLAGLAQAGVNGVAVAVDSLKNPTSFALLQSVAAEHQVAVVLNATSFAVASIAGDDEIQDWQAQSAAQSLKQMAGDAPVLQLITAGCSLEQWQADPHGLAPRDLAMQVVLPEVDGRILTRAISFKGMAWRCERTQIDVVRYQPEPERIAFVAELTRRWSALRHKNNSDKRVALILSNYPNDDSRLANGVGLDTPASCVLMLQALQDAHYSTGVVPDSSDQLMALLLASVTNNVAANDERPVGQSLAMNDYLADFNALPVASRDAINTLWGLPQTDPMLRAGRFMISGQRFGNVFVGNQPARARGRDLVASYHDADLVPTHNYLAFYFWLRRQFAVDAVVHVGTHGNLEWLPGKSVALGATCWPDVILGPLPHLYPFIVNNPGEGSQAKRRTQAVIIDHLMPALMRAETYGPLQALERQMDEYYEALSLDPRRAKLLRASILDKVLENNLHLELGFDNPADDAGREALLNRLDAYLCEIKEAQIRDGLHTFGRSPTGRQRTDTLVALARFPSGKGADQGSLLVALAQDLSLHLVDGFDVLSPEWAQPWNGPRPEALQLLSGAAWRHAGHTRERLELLATQLVNECLNQDSQNQNAEELVLLPVDLWPQTAAVLQRLKTRLAPRLDACGPNEILQLLRGLDGRFVPPGPSGAPSRGRPDVLPTGRNFFSVDTRAVPTATAYNMGAKAANLLVERHLQDHGAFPKAVGLSVWGTSTMRTGGEDISQAFALLGVRPKWATGSTRVVDIEIMPMNIKSRPRIDVTLRVSGFFRDAFPNLIDLFDAAVRAVAAIPESEESDEVNPIRARVQREADQALAKGLAQEEAERQSTWRVFGPRPGGYGTGLQEVVDSGNWTDGADLAKAYLRAGSFAYGQDEHGKAAAEIFEQRLSGIDTIVHNQDNREHDILDSADYYQFQGGMAVAVKHLSGNDATLYHGDFSVPGSPRIRTLGEEVARVVRSRAVNPKWLEGIKRHGYKGAFEIAATVDFLFAFDATTGVVGDHQYELVADAYLHDADTREFLQQNNPGALRSVGERLLEAMRRGLWAEPGDQLERIQDHLLALEQGLEEAENQADKQAENNAANLPLKTPQKFLP; via the coding sequence ATGCATTTGCTCTCCACACGCCCAGGCGGCTACGTAGAAGATGACGGCTTGGGCGTGGTGCGCGTGGCGCAAACACCGGGTGAGATTGTCATTCTCAGTGCCGCTGATACGACGCTGGCTTTGCTGTCTGATGTCGCTTCCAGCTTGGACGATAGTTACCCCAAAATTCGCCTAGCGAACTTGATGTGGTTGCGTCAGCCCGCCAGCATGGACATGTATGTGGACGATGTTTTGCGCCACGCCCGCGTGGTGGTGATCGACCATCTGGGCAGCTTGAGCGAGTGGGCCTACGTGGTCGACCAAGCCATGGAACAAGCTGCAGCGCGTGGTTTGAAATTATTCATTTTCTCGGGTGATAACTTTGAAGACATGCAATTGCTTTTACGCAGCAATATGCCGCACGACGACTGTCGTCATCTGTGGCGCTGTTTACGCGAAGGCGGCCGCAGTAATGCACAAAACTTCTTTCAGTTTTTAGGTCATACGGCTTTTGGTTTGGGCGAACGCCCGGCACCCGCCGCGGTATTGCCACCTGCTTTGGTTTACAGGCCGCCACACAATGCGGCTGCGTGGATAGCTGGCGCACCCGTCGCTATGCTGGTTTTTTACCGCGCACATTTTGAGTCCGGCAACACCGCATTATTTGACGCCATGCTGGCGGGCTTGGCCCAAGCTGGTGTTAACGGTGTCGCAGTAGCGGTTGACTCGCTGAAGAACCCGACTAGTTTTGCGCTGCTGCAATCGGTTGCGGCTGAGCACCAAGTCGCTGTGGTTTTAAATGCCACTAGCTTTGCCGTTGCATCGATTGCGGGTGATGATGAAATACAAGACTGGCAAGCGCAAAGTGCGGCGCAGTCACTCAAGCAAATGGCCGGTGACGCACCCGTGCTGCAACTGATTACTGCTGGTTGCTCGCTAGAACAATGGCAGGCAGACCCACATGGCCTAGCCCCGCGTGACTTGGCTATGCAGGTGGTGTTGCCCGAAGTGGATGGCCGCATACTGACACGTGCGATTAGTTTTAAAGGCATGGCTTGGCGCTGTGAGCGCACTCAGATCGATGTGGTGCGTTACCAGCCAGAGCCGGAACGAATTGCTTTTGTCGCAGAGCTTACGCGGCGTTGGAGCGCACTGCGGCATAAAAATAATAGCGATAAACGCGTGGCTTTAATTCTGTCCAACTATCCCAACGACGATTCGCGTCTGGCCAACGGCGTGGGTTTGGATACGCCTGCGTCTTGTGTATTGATGCTGCAAGCCTTGCAAGACGCGCACTACAGCACTGGCGTAGTGCCAGATTCTAGCGACCAACTTATGGCCTTGCTGTTGGCAAGCGTCACCAATAATGTGGCGGCTAATGATGAGCGACCAGTCGGTCAAAGCTTGGCCATGAATGACTACTTAGCCGACTTCAACGCACTGCCGGTAGCTAGCCGTGACGCGATCAATACGCTCTGGGGTTTGCCGCAAACTGACCCGATGCTGCGCGCCGGTCGATTCATGATTTCGGGTCAACGCTTTGGCAATGTATTTGTCGGCAACCAACCCGCACGCGCACGCGGCAGGGATTTAGTTGCCAGTTACCACGATGCGGATTTAGTGCCTACGCACAACTATTTGGCATTTTATTTTTGGCTGCGCCGTCAGTTCGCGGTGGATGCCGTCGTCCACGTTGGCACGCACGGCAACTTGGAATGGTTGCCGGGTAAAAGCGTTGCGCTGGGTGCGACTTGCTGGCCAGACGTGATTCTTGGCCCACTGCCGCATCTTTATCCCTTTATCGTGAATAACCCGGGCGAAGGCAGTCAAGCCAAACGCCGCACACAAGCCGTCATCATTGACCACTTAATGCCGGCCTTGATGCGCGCTGAAACCTATGGCCCGCTGCAAGCCTTAGAGCGGCAGATGGATGAGTACTACGAAGCCCTGTCGCTAGACCCACGCCGCGCAAAACTTTTACGCGCGAGTATTTTGGATAAGGTGCTGGAAAATAATTTGCACCTGGAATTAGGCTTTGATAATCCCGCAGACGACGCGGGACGCGAAGCCTTGCTGAACCGCTTAGACGCCTATCTTTGTGAAATCAAAGAAGCGCAAATTCGGGACGGCCTGCACACTTTCGGCCGCTCACCAACCGGCCGGCAGCGCACTGATACGCTGGTGGCTTTGGCGCGCTTTCCGAGCGGCAAGGGCGCTGACCAAGGCAGTTTGTTAGTCGCTTTGGCGCAGGATTTAAGTCTGCATTTGGTGGATGGTTTTGATGTCTTAAGTCCTGAGTGGGCACAGCCCTGGAATGGGCCACGGCCAGAGGCGTTACAGCTACTTAGTGGCGCCGCTTGGCGTCACGCCGGTCATACGCGGGAGCGGCTGGAACTACTCGCTACGCAGCTGGTTAATGAGTGTTTGAATCAAGACTCTCAAAACCAAAATGCTGAAGAATTAGTTTTGCTGCCTGTTGATTTATGGCCGCAAACCGCAGCAGTTCTGCAGCGTTTGAAAACCCGCTTAGCGCCGCGTTTAGATGCCTGTGGTCCGAATGAAATATTGCAATTGCTGCGCGGTCTTGACGGGCGCTTTGTGCCACCCGGCCCCAGCGGTGCACCGTCGCGTGGTCGGCCCGATGTATTGCCCACCGGGCGTAATTTCTTCTCTGTAGACACCAGAGCAGTACCCACAGCCACGGCCTACAACATGGGCGCCAAAGCGGCAAACCTACTGGTAGAGCGCCATCTGCAAGACCACGGTGCTTTCCCCAAAGCCGTCGGTTTATCGGTCTGGGGCACTAGCACTATGCGCACTGGTGGCGAAGATATTAGCCAGGCATTTGCACTGCTAGGTGTGCGGCCTAAATGGGCGACTGGCAGCACCCGGGTAGTGGATATTGAAATCATGCCCATGAACATTAAAAGCCGTCCGCGGATTGATGTGACGCTGCGCGTGTCTGGATTTTTTCGTGATGCTTTCCCCAACCTGATTGATTTGTTCGATGCAGCAGTACGCGCAGTTGCCGCCATTCCAGAGTCCGAGGAGTCCGATGAGGTCAACCCGATTCGTGCCCGCGTACAGCGTGAAGCCGACCAGGCGCTAGCCAAAGGCCTAGCCCAAGAAGAGGCAGAGCGCCAATCGACTTGGCGCGTGTTTGGTCCGCGCCCGGGTGGCTACGGCACGGGTTTGCAAGAGGTGGTTGACAGTGGCAACTGGACGGATGGCGCCGACTTAGCAAAAGCCTATTTGCGCGCCGGCTCTTTTGCCTACGGACAAGATGAACACGGCAAGGCTGCGGCCGAGATTTTTGAGCAGCGCTTAAGCGGCATCGACACCATCGTGCACAACCAAGATAACCGCGAGCACGACATCCTCGACTCAGCCGATTACTACCAGTTTCAAGGCGGTATGGCGGTGGCTGTGAAGCACTTGAGCGGCAACGACGCGACGCTCTACCACGGCGACTTTAGTGTGCCCGGCTCACCGCGTATTCGCACACTGGGTGAAGAAGTCGCCCGCGTCGTGCGCTCGCGAGCGGTTAATCCCAAGTGGTTAGAAGGCATTAAACGCCACGGCTACAAAGGTGCTTTTGAGATTGCCGCAACGGTGGACTTTTTGTTTGCTTTTGACGCTACCACCGGCGTAGTGGGTGACCACCAATATGAGTTGGTAGCAGATGCTTATCTGCACGATGCGGACACGCGCGAATTTCTACAACAAAACAATCCCGGCGCATTGCGCAGTGTGGGTGAGCGTTTGTTAGAAGCCATGCGGCGCGGCCTGTGGGCCGAACCGGGCGATCAGCTAGAACGTATTCAAGACCATTTGTTGGCGCTAGAGCAAGGCTTAGAAGAGGCTGAAAACCAAGCTGACAAACAAGCCGAAAACAATGCCGCAAATCTGCCACTAAAAACGCCACAGAAATTTTTGCCATGA